The Ahaetulla prasina isolate Xishuangbanna chromosome 14, ASM2864084v1, whole genome shotgun sequence genome includes a region encoding these proteins:
- the LOC131185027 gene encoding CTD small phosphatase-like protein 2-B, whose protein sequence is MRRTPKNTLVLEVEGTLALSSLTAVWDDASTFTTTFQDRCYQVSIKLRPHLPEFLEALAKIYEIFVFTTAKQDYADQMLKVLGPQRKLIRHQLSQEDCLCSHGSYVKDLSVVERDLDRTVAVATCLQAFPYQMSNVIVVPEWQGDRQDKELLRLIPALQTISQAVDIRAEIARKHRGRGKVERLFPL, encoded by the exons ATGCGTCGGACCCCAAAGAATACGCTCGTCTTGGAAGTG GAAGGGACTCTAGCATTGTCCTCCTTGACAGCTGTATGGGATGACGCCTCAACATTCACCACAACTTTCCAGGATAGATGTTATCAG GTTTCGATAAAGCTGAGACCACACCTTCCTGAATTTCTAGAAGCCCTGGCCAAAATCTATGAG ATCTTTGTATTCACCACTGCCAAGCAAGATTACGCTGATCAAATGTTGAAGGTCCTTGGACCACAGAGGAAGCTAATCAG GCACCAGCTATCTCAAGAGGACTGCCTCTGTAGCCATGGTTCCTATGTAAAGGACCTGTCGGTAGTGGAAAGAGATTTAGACAGGACTGTGGCGGTTGCAACCTGCCTGCAAGCGTTTCCTTACCAG ATGTCCAATGTGATCGTGGTCCCTGAGTGGCAGGGTGATCGTCAAGACAAAGAATTGCTTCGCCTTATTCCAGCCCTCCAAACTATTAGTCAGGCA GTTGACATTCGCGCTGAAATAGCGAGAAAACACCGTGGGCGAGGAAAGGTTGAGCGCCTGTTTCCATTATAA